From Mycoplasma sp. 2045, a single genomic window includes:
- a CDS encoding DUF2130 domain-containing protein produces the protein MKEIKFKLNEERPLELIINENAYPGDIIDLSTLSSSELFALSSNINNERNYDIKKQAEKELLENLTNLPEYKVNVQGLVDEYNKKLANLQTELNKLKTSMNSTIEVEKLKLQSTKDAEIAALKSNIKNLEQTKEQEIRNVKSELEITFTEKMQKQKEAYSQLNTELSKLKASMNSTIEAEKSKLELNNIKAIEKVKEEYKKELEKENEVNNNQIIKELKDNFKEQIEELKKDKIEVQNKLEAANNTIDALKTSKSLLSSKRVGENFEEQIAHLLDQYTNLDDLVDYEKTTTNIDGTKPDFLITFYKNDNNNRVKIGSVVIEAKTETENGSQKNSQFISKLIKDQKARHAEAAFLVTELEKEDDFLVKIERDKDNKNQVWVIRLPFMIQMLQLQRYMFLKASEFNFVELRDKMKILEEFEEFKKKLLETRLDALNKVAADMKKQVEKIQDSANALENLLSNDLERKFRYLVDEVEKFKLTKKMNKVNWDSAPQSVEAKSPHLIEGAQEAHIVEVEEE, from the coding sequence ATGAAAGAGATTAAATTTAAATTAAATGAAGAAAGACCTTTGGAATTAATCATAAATGAAAATGCTTATCCAGGTGATATTATTGATTTATCAACATTAAGTAGTAGTGAGTTATTCGCTTTGAGTAGTAATATCAATAATGAAAGAAATTATGACATTAAAAAGCAGGCAGAAAAAGAATTACTTGAAAACCTTACAAATTTACCTGAATATAAGGTAAACGTACAAGGTCTAGTTGATGAGTATAATAAAAAACTTGCTAATTTGCAAACAGAATTAAATAAATTAAAAACATCAATGAATTCTACAATTGAAGTCGAGAAACTTAAATTGCAATCAACTAAGGATGCAGAAATTGCAGCATTAAAATCAAATATTAAGAATCTAGAACAAACTAAAGAACAAGAAATCAGGAACGTAAAATCTGAATTGGAAATTACATTTACAGAGAAGATGCAAAAACAAAAAGAAGCTTATAGTCAATTAAATACAGAATTAAGTAAATTAAAAGCATCAATGAATTCAACGATTGAAGCTGAGAAAAGTAAGCTTGAACTAAATAATATTAAAGCAATAGAAAAAGTCAAAGAAGAGTACAAAAAAGAATTAGAAAAAGAAAATGAAGTTAATAATAATCAAATTATCAAAGAATTAAAAGACAATTTTAAAGAGCAAATTGAAGAACTTAAAAAAGACAAAATTGAAGTTCAAAATAAATTAGAAGCTGCTAACAACACAATTGATGCTCTTAAAACAAGTAAATCATTATTATCTTCAAAGAGAGTTGGAGAAAACTTTGAAGAACAAATTGCTCACTTATTAGATCAGTACACAAACTTGGATGATTTAGTTGATTATGAAAAAACAACAACTAATATTGATGGTACAAAACCAGACTTCTTAATTACTTTCTACAAGAACGACAATAATAATAGAGTAAAAATTGGTTCTGTTGTTATTGAGGCAAAAACAGAAACAGAAAATGGTTCACAAAAGAACTCACAATTCATTAGTAAATTAATAAAAGATCAAAAAGCTCGTCATGCAGAAGCTGCATTCCTAGTTACTGAATTGGAAAAAGAAGATGACTTTCTTGTAAAAATCGAAAGAGATAAAGATAACAAGAACCAAGTTTGAGTAATAAGATTACCATTTATGATTCAAATGTTGCAACTACAACGTTATATGTTTTTAAAGGCCTCTGAATTTAATTTTGTTGAACTTAGAGATAAAATGAAAATTCTTGAAGAATTCGAAGAATTCAAAAAGAAACTTTTAGAAACAAGATTAGATGCACTTAATAAAGTTGCGGCTGATATGAAGAAACAAGTTGAAAAAATTCAAGATTCAGCTAATGCGCTTGAAAACCTACTTTCAAATGATCTTGAAAGAAAATTCAGATACTTAGTTGATGAAGTTGAAAAATTCAAATTAACTAAGAAAATGAACAAAGTTAATTGAGATAGTGCACCACAATCTGTTGAAGCTAAAAGTCCACATTTGATCGAGGGAGCACAAGAGGCTCACATAGTCGAAGTAGAAGAAGAATAG
- a CDS encoding YbaB/EbfC family nucleoid-associated protein produces the protein MNNDFLRRIKNMQKELETKQKELDEKTFTVSKQGIEVVLKGDMSIVSIEIDELLIDPEDKDILQDLITIAINEGIDLIKEEQDKLAPSMPGMPF, from the coding sequence ATGAATAATGATTTTTTAAGAAGAATTAAAAATATGCAAAAAGAATTAGAAACAAAACAAAAAGAATTAGATGAAAAAACATTCACAGTTTCTAAACAAGGTATTGAAGTAGTTCTTAAAGGAGATATGTCAATCGTTTCAATTGAAATTGATGAATTATTAATTGACCCTGAAGATAAAGACATTCTTCAAGACTTAATTACAATAGCAATCAATGAAGGTATTGATTTAATCAAAGAAGAGCAAGATAAATTAGCTCCATCAATGCCTGGAATGCCATTTTAA
- a CDS encoding toprim domain-containing protein has product MFNTEQINKFLEVIRQISGISKKQAEKIVYWILEAEKEQVQQVAQAFIDVKEKTTFCPICSQVIENNYCSICDNSSRDNMLLIVENRQVMQKIEDANIYNGKYYVFSHLIINEYEEQKYQKEIQKLLDYAQKFDEIILGISPSIKGEVTNEFLKEKLTKQNLKVTRLAIGLPVGSSVDYIDAITLKFSLINRQK; this is encoded by the coding sequence ATGTTTAATACAGAACAAATTAACAAATTTTTAGAAGTTATTAGGCAAATTTCTGGTATTTCTAAAAAACAAGCTGAAAAAATTGTTTATTGAATATTAGAAGCTGAAAAAGAGCAAGTGCAACAAGTTGCACAAGCTTTTATTGATGTAAAAGAAAAAACAACATTTTGTCCTATTTGTTCGCAAGTTATTGAAAACAATTATTGCAGTATTTGTGACAATAGCTCAAGAGATAACATGTTGTTAATTGTGGAAAACAGACAAGTTATGCAAAAAATTGAAGATGCTAATATTTACAACGGTAAGTATTATGTATTTTCACATCTAATTATCAATGAATATGAGGAGCAAAAGTATCAAAAAGAAATTCAAAAACTTTTAGATTATGCTCAAAAATTTGATGAAATTATTTTAGGGATTTCTCCAAGCATAAAAGGTGAGGTAACTAATGAATTTCTTAAGGAGAAACTTACTAAACAGAATTTAAAAGTGACAAGATTAGCCATCGGTTTACCAGTAGGTTCATCAGTTGACTACATTGATGCTATCACTTTAAAATTCTCACTTATAAATAGACAAAAATAA
- the rsmA gene encoding 16S rRNA (adenine(1518)-N(6)/adenine(1519)-N(6))-dimethyltransferase RsmA: MQNKKEVYAKKKFGQNFLKDQNILRKIINVFNVKDQKVLEIGPGRGALTNYLLNAGAYVTAFEIDPDMVDVLNKEIDNPNFKLIHQDFLEANITDFKDTYIIANIPYYITTDILFKIFENKDNFKGVLVMVQKEVAQRVCAKPNTKDYSKLSVSSQFLADCKLEFIVPANAFSPAPKVDSAILSLRFKNNVSLDEWNSIKDFFKLCFENRRKKLSYSLQNKCSKEHILKVFEQLGYDDNLRIQQLSVEKIVELFKKLEK, translated from the coding sequence ATGCAAAATAAAAAAGAAGTTTATGCAAAAAAGAAGTTTGGACAAAACTTCTTAAAAGATCAAAACATTTTACGTAAGATAATAAATGTATTTAATGTAAAGGATCAAAAAGTACTAGAAATAGGACCGGGTAGAGGTGCTTTAACTAATTACCTTTTAAATGCAGGTGCTTATGTAACTGCTTTTGAAATTGATCCTGATATGGTTGATGTTCTAAATAAAGAAATAGATAATCCTAACTTTAAACTTATTCATCAAGATTTCTTAGAAGCTAATATAACTGATTTTAAGGACACTTACATTATTGCTAATATTCCTTATTACATTACAACTGATATCTTATTTAAGATTTTTGAAAATAAGGATAATTTTAAAGGTGTGTTAGTAATGGTTCAAAAAGAAGTAGCACAGAGAGTTTGTGCTAAACCTAATACAAAAGATTATTCAAAATTATCAGTTTCATCACAATTTTTAGCTGACTGCAAATTAGAATTTATTGTTCCTGCAAATGCTTTTTCACCTGCGCCGAAGGTTGATTCAGCTATTTTATCTTTAAGATTTAAAAATAATGTTTCCTTAGATGAATGAAATTCAATTAAGGATTTCTTCAAATTATGTTTTGAAAACAGAAGAAAGAAGCTTTCTTATTCATTACAAAATAAATGTTCGAAAGAGCATATTCTGAAAGTATTTGAACAATTAGGGTATGATGATAATTTAAGAATTCAACAATTATCAGTAGAAAAAATTGTTGAATTATTCAAAAAGTTAGAAAAGTAA
- the rsmI gene encoding 16S rRNA (cytidine(1402)-2'-O)-methyltransferase — translation MAKLYIVGTPIGNLEDITLRALRILQEVNIIACEDTRVTSKLLQRYEIANKKLLTYNNFTEKHSAQGIINLISNGEDVALVSDAGMPVVSDPGFEVISEARKNNIDIEIIPGVNAAITAFVASNFTNDFTFHGFIKDKSQQRINQLKELNIGTHIYYVSPHKLISTLEDINFVFNGQEKICLAKELTKLHENLFYGSASEILQHFVNLDSIKGEFTMVLNLPKIKREKVNKYKKD, via the coding sequence ATGGCTAAATTGTATATTGTAGGAACACCGATTGGTAATCTTGAAGATATAACTTTAAGAGCATTAAGAATTTTACAGGAGGTAAACATAATTGCTTGTGAAGATACAAGAGTCACTTCTAAGCTTCTTCAAAGATATGAAATAGCAAATAAAAAATTACTGACATACAATAATTTCACCGAAAAACATAGTGCACAAGGGATTATTAACTTAATCTCTAATGGCGAAGATGTCGCTTTAGTATCAGATGCAGGGATGCCAGTTGTTTCGGATCCTGGATTTGAAGTTATTTCAGAAGCAAGAAAAAACAACATAGATATCGAAATTATCCCAGGTGTAAATGCAGCTATAACAGCATTCGTTGCTTCTAACTTTACCAATGATTTTACATTTCACGGTTTTATTAAAGACAAGAGTCAACAAAGAATTAATCAACTTAAAGAATTGAATATTGGAACACACATTTATTATGTATCACCTCACAAATTAATTTCAACATTAGAAGACATTAATTTTGTATTTAATGGACAAGAAAAAATTTGTTTAGCTAAAGAACTTACAAAACTACACGAAAATCTTTTTTATGGGTCTGCTAGTGAAATTCTTCAGCACTTTGTAAATTTAGACTCTATTAAAGGTGAGTTTACAATGGTGTTAAATTTACCTAAAATCAAAAGAGAAAAAGTGAATAAATACAAAAAAGATTAG
- the tmk gene encoding dTMP kinase: MFISFEGLDGSGKTTLTQKLYVKLQELYPHIPALWTREPGGRGIKEAEKIREIILSKESDLSPVAEALLYTTSRRIHLEKVIWPALKENKILICDRYVDSFYAYQGYARNLGIEFTKAITNIVINGTMPDITIFLNLTPEQAKKRREETRLVEDRMEQEKLQFHHDVYKGYLEMIKSDPQRFIIIDATQTEDEVLEDIIMQLQQSPKFLSYLKSFE, from the coding sequence ATGTTTATATCATTTGAAGGTTTAGACGGTAGTGGTAAAACTACTTTAACACAGAAACTTTATGTAAAATTACAGGAACTTTACCCACACATTCCTGCTCTTTGAACAAGAGAACCTGGTGGAAGAGGGATTAAAGAAGCTGAAAAAATTAGAGAAATTATTTTAAGCAAAGAATCAGATCTTTCACCTGTTGCTGAAGCTCTTTTATACACAACAAGTAGAAGAATTCACTTAGAAAAAGTAATTTGACCAGCACTTAAAGAAAATAAAATTCTTATTTGTGATAGATATGTAGATAGCTTTTATGCATATCAAGGATATGCAAGAAATTTAGGTATTGAATTTACAAAAGCTATTACTAACATAGTTATTAATGGAACAATGCCAGATATTACAATTTTCTTAAATTTAACTCCAGAGCAAGCTAAAAAGCGTCGTGAAGAAACAAGATTAGTTGAAGACAGAATGGAACAAGAAAAATTACAATTCCACCACGATGTTTACAAAGGGTACTTAGAAATGATTAAATCAGACCCTCAACGTTTCATTATTATTGACGCTACTCAAACAGAAGATGAAGTTTTAGAAGATATTATCATGCAGTTACAACAAAGTCCGAAATTTTTATCTTACCTTAAATCATTTGAGTAA
- a CDS encoding TatD family hydrolase: protein MSSKKNKFVDAHNHLSMTAYKHEDIIDMICEQAYANRLEFMIVNGGHAEENKEVIKLAKKYPDLIKPVIGIHPEDGIDENDYLRYKDLIDETIVGIGEIGLDYFYEEGVPSRENQIKSFRNQIKLAQELNLPIVVHIRDKIDQYQAYQDVYDILKEFPNIKVMLHTFAGNMDWAKKFLEFKNLYFSFSGAVTYGTTNQTRDIIEFLPLERILTETDAPFLRVHPYTEQKNEPNTVLFVAYYIAGIKKVGMDKFTDRINKNLRTLFNL, encoded by the coding sequence ATGAGTTCAAAGAAAAATAAATTTGTTGATGCACATAATCATTTATCAATGACTGCTTACAAACATGAAGACATTATTGATATGATTTGCGAGCAAGCTTATGCTAATAGACTTGAATTTATGATTGTTAATGGTGGTCACGCTGAAGAAAATAAAGAAGTTATCAAGTTAGCTAAAAAGTATCCTGATTTAATTAAACCTGTTATAGGAATTCATCCTGAAGATGGAATTGATGAGAATGATTATTTAAGATATAAAGATTTAATTGATGAGACTATTGTTGGAATTGGAGAAATTGGATTAGATTACTTCTATGAAGAGGGTGTTCCATCAAGAGAAAATCAAATTAAATCATTTAGAAATCAAATCAAATTAGCACAAGAATTAAACCTGCCAATTGTTGTTCACATTAGAGATAAAATCGACCAATACCAAGCTTACCAAGATGTTTATGATATTTTAAAAGAGTTTCCTAACATCAAAGTTATGCTCCATACATTTGCCGGAAATATGGATTGAGCTAAGAAATTTTTAGAATTTAAAAATCTTTATTTTTCATTCAGCGGTGCTGTTACATATGGAACGACAAACCAAACTAGAGATATTATTGAGTTTTTACCACTTGAAAGAATTCTTACAGAAACTGACGCTCCATTCTTAAGAGTTCATCCATATACAGAACAAAAAAACGAACCAAATACAGTTTTATTTGTAGCTTACTACATAGCAGGAATTAAAAAAGTGGGTATGGATAAATTCACAGATAGAATTAATAAAAACTTAAGGACTTTATTTAATTTATAA